Sequence from the Candidatus Methylomirabilota bacterium genome:
CCGGATGTCCTCCTGGTTGACGTAGATGTTGATGAAGCGCCGCAGCTCGCCCGACTCGTCGAGCAGGCGCTCCTTCAGGCCCGGATACTGGCGCTCCAGATCGGAGACGAGGCTGTCGATGGTGTCGCCCTTGGCCTGGATCTCGGCGTTGCCCTTCGTGAGCGAGCGGAGCGGCGTGGGGATCCTGACGAGCACCGGCATTGCGTTCCTCCTAGGCCGTCTGGGACTTGAGGTCGGCGAGAGCCTTGTCGAAGGCCGAGAGCGAGGGCTTGATCTTCACGTGGGCCTCGAGCCGCCCGTAGAGCGCGTCCGGCGTCTTGAGCCCGTTGCCGGTGATGCAGACGACGATGGACTCGTCGCGCGGGATCACGCCCGCCTCGATGAGCTTCTTCGTCGCGGCGACCGTCACACCGCCCGCCGTCTCGGTGAAGATGCCCTCCGTCCGCGCGAGCAGGAGCATCCCTTCGATGATCTCCTCGTCGGTCGTGTGCTCGCCGTAGCCGCCAGACTCCTTCGTCGTCTTGTACGCGTAGTACCCGTCCGCGGGGTTGCCGATCGCGAGCGACTTGGCGATCGTGCTCGGCCGGACGGGCACAAGGACGTCGGTGTCGTTCTTGATCATCGTGACGATCGGCCCGCAGCCCAACGCCTGGGCCGCGTGCATCTTCGTCTCGACCGGGCCGTCCACGAGGCCGAGGGTCTTGAGCTCCTTGATCGCCTTCCAGATCTTCGTGATCAGCGAGCCGCCGGCGCACGGGACGACGATGTGGCCCGGGGTCCGCCAGCCCAGCTGTTCGACGATCTCGAAGCCGTAGGTCTTCGAGCCCTCGGAGTAGTATGGGCGGAAGTTCACGTTCACGAACGCCCAGTGGTACTTGTCCGCGATCTCGGAGCACAGGCGGTTGACCTCGTCGTACGTGCCGTGGACCGCGACGAGCGTCGGACTGTAGACGAGCGTCGCGAGGATCTTCCCCTGCTCGAGGTCGGCCGGGATGAAGATGTAGGACTTGAGCCTGCCCTCGGCGGCATGCGCCGCGACCGAGTTCGCGAGGTTGCCCGTCGAGGCGCACGCCACGGTGTCGAAGCCGAACTCGCGCGCCTTCGTCACCGCGACCGAGACCACGCGGTCCTTGAAGGACCACGTCGGGTGGCAGACCGAGTCGTTCTTGATCCACACTTCGCGGCAGCCGAGCTCGTCGGCCAGGTTCCGCGCGCGGATCAGCGGCGTGAAGCCCACGTGGTGGCCAACCGCGACGTCGCCGTCCACCGGCAGGAGGTCCTTGTACCGCCACATCGAGGGCGGCCCGGCCGCGATCGACTCGCGCGTGACGACGCCCTTCAGCGTCTCGTAACGGTAGTCGACCTCGAGGGGACCGAAGCAGAACTCGCAGACGTGGACGGGGGTCGCGGGGTAGCGGCGGCCGCACTCGCGACAGCGCAGACCGTTCAGCTTCTCCATTGAGCCGTCTCCATCGGTAGGGGATTTGAGCCCCGAGTTTTGCTGCACCGACAGCAAGACATTTCCACCACTTAACACTCAACGCCGAGTGAAGTCAATCGAGTAGTCATTTTGTCCTTGGACCTTGCGATTCCAATTTCTCAATACGCTTGTGCTGTGACCGAAGGCAACTGGCAACGAGTCCGGCTAAGATCCCCAGCAGGTTAAAAATGGAAGCGTAAATGATGGCGCGATGATCGTGGATAAACCAGAACCCAATGATTCCGAGAAGAAGGTTCCCGATGGCCAGGACGTAGATCGCAATAATGAGATTCATATCGTCTCCCGTCCGTCGCAGAGGACCGACTCCGTAAGATCAAGGACCCCCGACCCACCCAGCGTATCCGGAAACGACGGCGCCGACAGCGATGAAGACGAGGGCCGCCGGTAGCGACAGGGTGTGCAGCCAGTGAGGCCCGAGGGCGTCAGTGAGGAGCCAGGCGGAGAACCATGTGACTCCGACGGTCGCGGACATCAGTCCAGCGGTGTGCAGACGGTAGCTCCGCACCGCTCGGGGAGAGGGGTTCGCGGCCACGCGCGCGCGCCGCTGGCGCACTGTCCTCAGGACGACCGTCCACATGGCGATCGCGAGGGCCAGGTTGAGGATGATCGAAAGCCATCTCATACGCGAAGCTCCTGCGGCCGGCGCCCTACTCGGCGCCGATCGTGTGGGTGAAGAGCACCGAGCCGTCCTCGGCGATCAACCGCACGACGAGGCTCCGGGGCTCGATCGTGACCTCGCCGAAGTTGTAGACGCCGCCCCTCGCGAAGAGCGAGCGTGGGTTGAGCGCCTGGTCGAGCGGCCGCGGGCGACCCATCGTCGCCGAGAGCGGGCCGGCGACGAACTCGTGGAAGGACCACTCCGGCGTCGGGTGGTGGCGGATCAGCTCGGCGTGGTGCACGTCGGCGACGAGGAACACGAGGTTCTTCACGTCGCGCTCGCGGAGCCGGCGGAGGACCGTGTCACGCTCGACGGCGAAGCCGGTGCCGCCCTCCTGGGGGATGCCCCAGACGCTCGCGTTGGACCACGAGTCCCGCTCCTCCGGTTTCCCGGTCGGGATCGAGAGCGGGACGCTCGAGACGACCACCTTCCAGACGGCGGTGGACGCGGTGACGTTGTCCACGAGCCAGCGGCGCTGGGCGGCGCCGAGCATCGTCTTGCCGGGGCCGTCGCGCTGCGTGTTGGGGCTCCGGTACTGGCGGGTGTCGAGGACGAAGACCTCGAGCAGCCGGCCCCAGCGAAATTTCCGGTATAGCCGCGTCGGCTCCTCCTCGGGCGGGACGATCGGCCAGTAGTCGAGGAACGCGCGGCGTCCGTTCGGCATCAGCGGCTCGCTCGGCCCCGAGAAGTTGTTGCGCACCTCGTGGTCGTCCCATATCGCGTAGACGGAGGTCAGCTTGAAGAAGTCCTGGACCGCGGGCTCTTCGCGCTGATAGAGGTGCCGGCGCCGGTACTCGCCGAGCGATCGTGCGACGAAGTCCGCGCCCGGGACGACGCCGGGCCTGTTGCACCGGACGTCGCCGTAGATCGTGTCGCCGACGAAGAGGAAGAAGTCGGGTCGCTGCCGGGCCATCGCCCGGAAGATCGGGTAGCCGCCCTCGATCTTCCGGCAAAAGCCCCCGCCGCCGAGGTCGCCGCTCCAGAGGAAGCGTACGGGCGCCGCCTGGTCGTGGGCGGGTGCCGTCACGAACTCGCCCCGGAGCGTCTCGCCCGCGCTCTTGAGCTCGTACGCGTAGCGCGTCGCCGGCGCGAGGCCGGAGAGCGTGATCTTGACGGTCTGGTCGCCGCGCCGCGCCGACGCCCTGGCCGCCCCCTTGACCGCGGCGCCGCCCGTGGCCGACCGAGCCTCCACCGAAACGTCCGCGTCGCCCGATGGCCGCGCCCACACGACCGCGGTCGTCGGCGTCACCTCGCCGACGGTCACCAGCAGGCCGGCCGCCGAGGCGGCGCCCGCCGCGAGCAGCGGAAGAGCCAGCGCGAGCCCCAGGAAGAGTCGTCGGATCACCAGCTTCGCCTCTTGCAATCGACCGCGGGCTTCGCCCGCGCAACCCCGTTCTGGGAGAGGCGTCGGAGGGGGCCGCCGAGGCCCCCTCCGAGTCATACGAGCGGGTCGTAGTTGAAGTACTGACCCGACGTCACGTTCGGCACGAGGTGGTGCTGGAGCGTGCCCGGGAAGATCTCGGCGAGCTTCTCGACCGTCCAGCCCTCGTCGTTGTGGATGCGCGTGAGGGGCCGGTGGTGGCCGAAGAGCATGATCTCCTTGCCCCGCACGCCGAAGATCTGGCCGGTGATGTCCTTGGCCTGCTCGGTCGCGAGGAACGCGGCGACGGGGGCGATGTGGGCCGGCGACAGCTTCTTGATCTTCTCCACGCGCGCCTTCTGGGCCTCGGTCTCCGTCGGGATCGTGCCGATCATCCGCGTCCAGGCGAAGGGCGAGATGCAGTTGGCCGTCACGTTGTAGCGCGCCATGTCGAGGGCCGTCACCTTGGTGAGCCCGACGATGCCGAGCTTGGCCGCGGCGTAGTTCGCCTGGCCGATGTTGCCGACGAGCCCCGAGGTGGAGGTCATGTTGATGAAGCGACCCCACTTCTGCTCGCGCATGATCGGCGCCGCCGCGCGCGTCACGGCGAAGGCGCCCTTCAGGTGCGTGTTGATGACGCCGTCCCACTCCTCCTCGGTCATGTTGAAGATCATCCGGTCGCGGAGGATGCCGGCGTTGTTGACGACGATGTCGATGCGGCCGAAGGCGTCGAGCGCCGTCTTGATGATCGCCTGCCCACCCGCCATCGAGGCGACCGAGTCGTAGTTGGCGGCGGCCTGGCCGCCCGCCTTTTTGATCTCGTCCACCACCTCGTCGGCCGGGGCGCGCGACTCGCCGGTGCCCGCCTCGGAGCCGCCGTAGTCGTTCACCACCACCTGCGCCCCCTGGCGCGCGAGG
This genomic interval carries:
- a CDS encoding SDR family NAD(P)-dependent oxidoreductase is translated as MMLKGKVAVVTGAARGIGREIAMLLARQGAQVVVNDYGGSEAGTGESRAPADEVVDEIKKAGGQAAANYDSVASMAGGQAIIKTALDAFGRIDIVVNNAGILRDRMIFNMTEEEWDGVINTHLKGAFAVTRAAAPIMREQKWGRFINMTSTSGLVGNIGQANYAAAKLGIVGLTKVTALDMARYNVTANCISPFAWTRMIGTIPTETEAQKARVEKIKKLSPAHIAPVAAFLATEQAKDITGQIFGVRGKEIMLFGHHRPLTRIHNDEGWTVEKLAEIFPGTLQHHLVPNVTSGQYFNYDPLV
- a CDS encoding alkaline phosphatase D family protein is translated as MIRRLFLGLALALPLLAAGAASAAGLLVTVGEVTPTTAVVWARPSGDADVSVEARSATGGAAVKGAARASARRGDQTVKITLSGLAPATRYAYELKSAGETLRGEFVTAPAHDQAAPVRFLWSGDLGGGGFCRKIEGGYPIFRAMARQRPDFFLFVGDTIYGDVRCNRPGVVPGADFVARSLGEYRRRHLYQREEPAVQDFFKLTSVYAIWDDHEVRNNFSGPSEPLMPNGRRAFLDYWPIVPPEEEPTRLYRKFRWGRLLEVFVLDTRQYRSPNTQRDGPGKTMLGAAQRRWLVDNVTASTAVWKVVVSSVPLSIPTGKPEERDSWSNASVWGIPQEGGTGFAVERDTVLRRLRERDVKNLVFLVADVHHAELIRHHPTPEWSFHEFVAGPLSATMGRPRPLDQALNPRSLFARGGVYNFGEVTIEPRSLVVRLIAEDGSVLFTHTIGAE
- the thrC gene encoding threonine synthase, which translates into the protein MEKLNGLRCRECGRRYPATPVHVCEFCFGPLEVDYRYETLKGVVTRESIAAGPPSMWRYKDLLPVDGDVAVGHHVGFTPLIRARNLADELGCREVWIKNDSVCHPTWSFKDRVVSVAVTKAREFGFDTVACASTGNLANSVAAHAAEGRLKSYIFIPADLEQGKILATLVYSPTLVAVHGTYDEVNRLCSEIADKYHWAFVNVNFRPYYSEGSKTYGFEIVEQLGWRTPGHIVVPCAGGSLITKIWKAIKELKTLGLVDGPVETKMHAAQALGCGPIVTMIKNDTDVLVPVRPSTIAKSLAIGNPADGYYAYKTTKESGGYGEHTTDEEIIEGMLLLARTEGIFTETAGGVTVAATKKLIEAGVIPRDESIVVCITGNGLKTPDALYGRLEAHVKIKPSLSAFDKALADLKSQTA
- a CDS encoding MoaD/ThiS family protein, coding for MPVLVRIPTPLRSLTKGNAEIQAKGDTIDSLVSDLERQYPGLKERLLDESGELRRFINIYVNQEDIR